One window of Scyliorhinus canicula chromosome 28, sScyCan1.1, whole genome shotgun sequence genomic DNA carries:
- the LOC119958125 gene encoding cytochrome c oxidase assembly protein COX14 homolog, with protein sequence MVSSKRLADLGYRMFSGSMILLTVYGGYLCSARAYRFFQRQKTLKAAAEEQVNEIIKD encoded by the coding sequence ATGGTGTCCTCCAAAAGACTTGCAGACCTTGGCTACAGGATGTTCTCGGGATCGATGATACTACTGACAGTATATGGTGGTTACCTGTGTAGTGCCCGTGCCTACCGTTTCTTCCAGAGGCAAAAGACCTTAAAGGCAGCGGCTGAAGAACAAGTCAATGAAATTATAAAGGACTAA